In Myxococcus virescens, the genomic stretch CATGGAGAACACCGCGCGGCCCTCGAACATCACCTCGCCGGCGGCCGGGGCATCCAGGGTGCCCAGGACGTGCAGGAAGGTGCTCTTCCCCGCCCCGGACGCGCCCACCAGCGAGACGAGCTCTCCCCGCTGGATGTCCAGCGACACGCCTCGAAGGATGTCGATGCGCTTGCCGTGCAGGAAGTAGCTCTTGAAGACGTTGCGGATGGACAAGAGCGCCATGGCTACTCCGCCTTGAGGCCTTCCACCGGCTCCACACTGCTGGCCTTGAGGGCCGGGTAGATGGAGGCGAGGTAGGTGACGAGCACCGCGATGACGACGGCCAGCACGGTCTGCACCGGCTCGACGCGCACCGGCACCGCCGGGATGTAATAGACGTCCGGGTCCAGCTTGATGCCGACCTTCTCGATGAAGACGCACCAGGACAGGCCGGAAATCAGGCCGAGGAAGCCGCCCGCGACGCCAATCTGCAGGCCCTCCGCGAGGAATATCTTCACGATGCCGCCATCGGGGACGCCCAGTGCCTTGAGGACGGAAATCTCCTTCCGCTTCTCCAGCACCAGCATGATGACGGTGGCGACGATGAGGCCCGCGGCCACGATGATGATGATGGAGAGGATGATGCCCATCACCAGCTTCTCCAGGCGCAGCGCGGAGAAGAGGTTCTTGTTCATCTCTCCCCAGTCGCGTGCCCGGTAGGGATAGCCGCCCAGCACCTTCACCACCTGCGAGGCGATGCGCCGCGCATCGTCGATGTCCGCCACCTTCAGCTCGATGCCCGTGGCCCCCTTCACGTCGAAGAAGTCCTGGGCCTCCTTGAGGAGGATGTAGACGAACTTGGAGTCGTACTCGTACATGCCCGAGTAGAAGATGGCCGCCACGCGGAAGGCGCGGCTCTTCGGAATCGGGCCGGACGGCCCCAGCTCGGTGCCCAGCGGGGAGACGACGTTCACCCGGTCTCCCACCACCACGCGCAGCGACGCCGCCAGCTCACGGCCAATGACGATGCCCGGCAGCACCGGCGCCTTCTTGGGCGTCCCGGAGCGGCGGATGATGTCGTCCTCCTCCACCCCGCTCTCCTCCGCGGGCTCCTCGTCCGGCAGGCCGCGGTGGACGATCTTCTCCGGCGTATAGAGGATGTCGAGCGAGCCGCCACCGAGGATGTTCTTGGGCAGGTCCGTCACCTCGCCCACCGTGCCCGGGTCGATGCCCTTGATGATGACGCCGTCCACGTTGCCCTCGGACGCAATCATCACCTGGTTGATGATGAAGGGCGTCTGTCCCACGACGCCGGGCACCTTGCGGACGGACTCCATGACCTTGGCGTACTCGGGTAGGTCGCCCGCGTACTTGGACACCACCGCGTGCGCGTTGGTGCCCAGGATCTTCTGCTGCAGGTCGGCCTCGAAGCCGCTCATCACCGACAGCACGATGATGAGCGCCATCACGCCCACGCCCACGCCGCCCACGGACAGGGCGGTCATCATCATGGTGGGCGACTGCTCCCGAAGCTTGAGGCGGTTGAGGTCGGAGGCGGCCGCCAGCGGGTCCTTCAGGCCCAGCGCGCGGATGCGGGTGCGCTCCACGGCCGCTTCCGCCGAGCGGATGATGAAGTAGATGAGCAGCGGGGGGATGATGCCGAGCATCAGCACCGCCAGCGTCCCCAGCAGCAGCGACGGCCGGAACACCGCCACGTGCCGGCGCGCGACGAAGAGCTCGAACCCCAGCTTCAGGTCCACCCGGCCGCTGCCGGCGGCGATGAAGCCGGTGTTGATGCCCAGCACCAGCGCCAGCACCAGGAAGGTGAAGACGAGCCAGTACCCCAGCTCCGGGCGGCCAATCAGCCCCGCGACGTACGTCACCTCGCGCAGCCGGTAGCCCAGCGCGAGCTGCAGCCCGGGCAGCCGCTCCATCAACGTGAGGACGATGGGGATGGGCAGGCCCAGGTACAGCACGCCGATGGTGGCCTCGGGCAGCGACAGCCGCTGCGCGCGCGACGCGCCGATGAAGCCGGAGATGAAGGCCACCATGCCACCCGCGAGCAGCGCGATGGCGAAGGCCCCGGTGGGCGGCAGCGACAAACCGCCGCTGGCGCCCTTCCCCGCCGAGCCCAGCTCCGCGGCGGACACGCCGCTGGACAGCACCGTCTGCAGGAGGATGAGGACCACCTCCGCCAGCAGCATGCCGCCGCCGTAGGCGCCCAGGGTGCTCCAGTAGAAGTCCCGGTAGCGCGCCAGGCGCGGGTACAGCGTGGCGCCCGCGGCCGGGCTGGGCCCTTCGGTGGGCTCCGGCGCGCGGCGGATGCCGGCGGCGATGAGCGCCCACCCCGCGAGCCAGACGACGGAGCCCGCGACGAGGAGGCCCGTGTTGGGCACCGGCGCGACGGGCTGCTCGGACACGAGCAGCAGCGCGTTGAGGGCCTGGACCAGCCCGCCCCACCCCAGCAGGGACAGCCCCAGGGAGGAGCTGGTCTCCAGCCAGGCTTGAGAGGACGTGAGCGCCACCCCGAGCAGGCTGAAGCCCACCAGGGCGACCAGCGCCCCAATCCAGATGAAGGTCCAGCGATGGACGGTCTGCCGTTCGGCGGAGTGCACGCGGCCTCCTGGCTACTTCGCCAGTGGCTTGAGGAGGGGAAACAGGATGACGTCCCGGATGCTCTGCGAATCCGTGAACAGCATGGCGAGCCGATCAATCCCGATGCCTTCACCGGCGGTGGGCGGCATGCCGTGCTCGAGGGCCCGGATGTAGTCCTCGTCGTAGTCCATCGTCTCCTGCTGGCCCCGCTGCTTCGCGTCCAGCTGAGCCTGGAAGCGACCCTTCTGGTCCAACGGGTCGTTCAGCTCGGAGAAGGCGTTCGCGATTTCGCGGCCCGCCACGTACAGCTCGAAGCGGTCCGTCACGTCCGGGTTCTGGTCATTGCGCCGGGCCAGCGGCGAGACGGCGGTGGGGAAATGGGTGATGAAGGTGGGATGGATGAGCGTGTGCTCGACGTGGTGCTCGAAGAGCGCGCCCACCAGCTCACCGTGATTCATGGTGTCGATGGCCCGCCGCTCGGCCTCCGAGTGGCTCGTCTTGAGCAGTTCGTGGCGCAGCCGGTCCGCGTCCGCCATGTCCTTGTCGGACAGGCCGCTCACCACCTCGCGGATGGCCTCCGTCATGGAGATGCGCTTCCAACCCTTGCCGAAGTCGAGCACGTGGTCGCCGTACTTCACCTTCGTGTCGCCGGTGACGGCCTTGGCGGCCTCCGAAATCATCTCCTCGGAGAGGTCCATCAGGTCCTCGTACGTGGCGTACGCCTGATAGAACTCCAGCATCGTGAACTCGGGGTTGTGCCGGGTGCTGATGCCTTCGTTGCGGAAGTTGCGGTTGACCTCGTAGACGCGCTCCAGGCCGCCCACCACCAGGCGCTTGAGATACAGCTCCGGGGCGATGCGCATGTACAGGTCGATGTCGAGCGCGTTGTGGTGCGTGGTGAAGGGCCGCGCCGCCGCGCCGGACACGAGCGGGTGCATCATCGGCGTTTCGACCTCGACGAAGTCACGCGTGTCGAGGAAGTTTCGGATGAAGCGGATGAGCTTGTTGCGCCGGAGGAAAGTCTGCTTCACGTCCGGGTTGGACACGAGGTCCAGGTACCGCTGACGGTAGCGGACCTCCACGTCCGTCAGGCCGTGCCACTTCTCCGGCAGGGGGCGCAGGGACTTGGTGAGCGGGGTGAACTTCGTGGCGGAGAGCGTGAGCTCGCCCGTCTTCGAACGGAACACCGGACCGGTGGCGGCCAGGAAGTCGCCCAAGTCACAGAGCTTGAAGGTCTCATAGGAGTCCCCCAAGGCGTCCTTCTTCATGTGGACCTGGATTTCGCCCGAGCGGTCGCGCAGCTTGATGAAGGCGGCCTTGCCGAAGGAGCGCATGGCCACGACGCGGCCGGCGACGTCATAGGGCGGAGGCGCGGCCTGCTCGATTTCCTCGGCGGACTGAGCGGCGTGCTTCTCGTGGATTTCGGCGGCCTGGTGCTGGGGACGGTAGCCGTTGCCGTACGGATTGAAGCCGGCCTCGCGCCACTTCGCGGCTTTCTCCAGCCGCTGGTCGTAGATTTCCTGTTCCTTCGTCCCGAGGTCGCCCTCGCCCGCACTCTTCTCGCTCTTGTTTTCGGTCTCGGCCATGACGCGCTTTCCCAAAGGCGCGGCACCGTAGCCAAGCCTCCCCCGGGAAGCAACGCAACACAGCGGATGGCCGCTCAGGGAGCGACCATCACCAGGAAGGCGGCCACGGCGGCCGCCAGCAGCAGCGGGATGAGGACCTCCACCGGGAGCCGGTGGTTCATATGCAGGGTGTGGAGGCCCCGCAGACCGAAGCGGCGCTTGCGGCGCACCCGGTTCATCACCAGGGAGGCGAGCGCGGGTGGGGCCTTCTCACGCTCCACGCGCTGGAGCCGCTGCACCGTGCTGGAATAGCGCTGCCAGCCCTGGCGGCAGTCGTCGCAGCCGTCCAGGTGGGTGCGAACCTCCTGCGCCTTGGGGGCGGGAAGCTCGTCGTCGGCGAGCGCGAGGAACAGGGCCCTCGCCTCGCGATGGTTCATCCGCGGTTCCACGTCCCGCAGTCTGCGATGAATGCCGTTCATGGCTCAAGCCGCCCCAGGAGGTCCGCCAGCTTTTCCCGGGCCCGGTGGAGCCGGCTCTTCACCGTGCCCTCCGGAAGCTCGGTGATGTCGATGATTTCGTCGTAGCTGAGGCCTTCGATGTCGCGCAGCGCCACCAGCATGCGCGCGTCCGGCTCCAGTTGGGAGATGGCCCACTGCACCCGGGCGCGCTCACGCGCGGATTCCAGGGCCGCATCCGGGCCGGGCGCGGTGCCCCCGCCTTCGGAGAGCAGGGCCGCGGCCTCGTCGAACACTTCGGAGCGGCCCCGACCCCGGCGCTTCAGGTACTTGAGCCGGTTGATGCAGTGGTTGCGGGTGATGCGGAACAGCCAGGTGGACAGCTTCGAGTCCTCGCGGAAGCGGCGGACGTTCTGGTGCACGCTGACGAAGATTTCCTGCACCAGGTCGTGAGCTTCCTCACGATCTCCCACCATGCGGACGCAGAAGTCGTAGAGCCGGTCCTGGTGGGTGCGCACCAGCAGCTCGAAGGCGTCCGGCTCACCCCGGCGCAGGCGGGCCAGCAGCGCCGCGTCCTGGCGGCGCGACTCGGACGCGTCCGCGGCGGCCTCTTCCTGTCCGATTTCGAGCACGCCGCCCGATGACACCCGTGTCCTCCCGCGACAGCCCCTCCGCAGGAGGTGCCACCGTCCCTCAGCCTACCTTGGTCCCCTGCCCCGCGGCCCTCCGACAGCAGGGCCGCGGAAAAGGTTCCGGGCGAAGGCGAGGAAACAGTGAGGCGCGGCGCCTAGTCCGCGCCCGCACTGCGGTTGGGGTTCTTCACGCCCAGCAACTGGGCGGTGACGAACTCCTCCAGGTCCCCATCCAGCACGGCGTCCACGTTGCCCGTCTCGATGCCGGTGCGCAGGTCCTTGACCATGCGGTACGGCGCCATGACGTAGGAGCGGATCTGCGAGCCGAAGGAGATGTCCTTCTTCTGCGCCTCGGCGGCGTCGCGCGCGGCCTCGCGCTTCTTCATCTCCAGTTCGTACAGGCGACCCCGCAGAATCTTGAAGGCCATGTCCTTGTTGGCCGACTGCGAACGCTCCGTTTGGCAGGTGATGATGATGCCGGTGGGCAGGTGGCGCAGCTGCGCGGTGGATGACGTCTTGTTCACCTTCTGGCCGCCCGCGCCGCCGCCGCGGATGAACTTCAAGTCGATGTCCTTCTCCGGGATGTCGATCTGGATGGTGTCATCCACCTCCGGATAGACGTCCACGGACGCGAAGGCCGTCTGCCGGCGCGCGTTGGCGTCGAAGGGCGAAATCCGCACCAGCCGGTGCACGCCCACTTCCGCCTTCAGGTAGCCGTAGGCGAAGTCACCTTCGATGCGCAGGGAGACGTTCTTGAAGCCCGCCTCTTCCCCCGGCACCTCGTCGTTGATTTCGACCTTCCAGCCCTTGTTCTCGCAGTAGCGGGTGTACATGCGCAGGAGCATGGCCGCCCAGTCCATGGAGTCCGTGCCACCGGCGCCGGCGTTGATGTCCATGAAGCAGCTGCTGCGGTCCTGCTCGCCGGACAGCATGCGCGCCAGCTCCAGCTTGGCGACGTCGCCCTCCAGCCCCGTGAGGGAGCCTTCCGCTTCCTGGGTGGTGGCCTCGTCGTTGGCCTCGGCGGCCAGCTCGAAGAGCACCTGCGCGTCATCCAGGCCGCGCATCACCTTGTCGTAGGCGCCGACGCTGGCCTCCAGCGTGGACTTCTCCTTCAAGAGCGCCTGCGCCTTGGTGTTGTCGTCCCAGAAGGTGGGCAGCGTGGAGTCGCGTTCAATCAGCGCGATGCGGGACCGCTTGCGGTCGAGGTCAAAGATGCCCCCGGAGCGCCAACACACGCTCCCTGAGGCCGTTGATCTTCTCCATCGAATCGTTCGCCATGGCTTCTTTCCGTATCCTCTAGGGAGTCTTCAGCGATGCGACGGCATCCCGCCGTCCGGCTGACGCGCGGTCCGCCCTGGGGAGGCGCGCCAGTACTCGATCCAGACCGAATGCGCCCGCCATGCCCAGGGAGATGGGCAGGATGAGCGCGATGAGCCGCCAGTTGTCCTGGTCGAAGGGCGGCAACACCTTGAGCACCACGCCCAGCACACCCAGGACGGCCAGCAGCGTCCACACCTTGAACAGGCGCGTGCGAGCCTTCTGGCTGCCCCACGTCAGCGCCACGCCGAAGGGCAGCGCCAACAGCGTCAGCGGGTTGGCCAGGAAAAGATTCTCATTGCGGTACGTCACCGTGTGGTCCGTCACCAACCCCATGATGAACAGCGCGGTGCCCGGCAACCCGAGCGCCAGCCCCACCACGGCGTTCTCCAGCCCGAGCAGCAGGCGGGCCACGCGGCTGCCCCGCTGGCGCTCCCACACCGCCAGCCCGACCGCCAGGCCGCCCAGGGCCAGGCCCAACGCGAGAAGCCACGGGCCCCACGGGGGAGGCTCCGCCGGCGGACGCCGACGCGTGGAGGATTCGTAGTAGTTCCAGCTCTTCGCCGCGAGCGACGCCGTTTGCCCGTCCGCCCCCTTCACCTGGAGCGCCGCGACCTGGGCCTCCAGCTCATCCGGCAGGAAGGCCTCCTCCCACTTCGTGATGGGACGGTCGATCTCGTCGTTCATCATGAAGTCGAGCAGCACGCTCATGGGCGCGTTCACCGCGGTGTAGCGACGGGTGTGCTCGCGCAGCGTCATCCGCCCGGGTGCCCGGTCCGCCTCGCGGAGCTGGCCGCCCGTGGCCACGTCAATCATGTCCCGCAGCCGCGTGACGCAGTTGTCGTTGTAGTGGTGGTACAGGTACTCGCGGTTCTCCGGCAGCACGTTCTCCGCCAGCCGCTTCGCCACGACGACGCGCTGCTCGGGCGTGAGGTTGAGTTCCTGCACGCGGACGTCGCGGTCCTCGGCCTGGTAGTAGCGGAAGGTGCCACCCACTGACGACTGGCCCACCCAGAACTCCAGCCGGCCCATGGCGAAGCGCGCGAGCATGGCCTCGTCGAAGGAGAACATGCCGTAGTTGTAGAGGCGCGACATCTGCCGCCGCCGGTCCTCCACCACCAGCGAGCCGTGGCCCCACCAGGACGGCACGTCATCCCCGGGACTGAACGTCACCAGGAGGATGGCCAGGTCCTCGCCCTGGCTTTCTCCCGTGCCCCACGGCGGCATGGAGGCCGCGCGCGCGGGCGCCGCCAGGAGCAGCAGGCCGAGCAGGCAGGAGGCGATGAGTGATGGGCGGAGCATGGCTTGGTCCAACACGCGGGAGGCCGCCTACCTATCACGCACGCCGCCCGGCTCAACGGGATGGATACTGGATTGTCCAGCGGGGAGCCGGCGGAGGGCCTACATGAGGCTGCGAGCGCGACGGGCCTTGGCATCCACCTGGAGCGAGTCCGCCACCATGCCCCGCTCGCCCAGGAGCTGTTCCTCCAGGGCCGCCATGCGCTTGGCGTCCCGGGGGCGCTCGTGGTCGTGCCCCAGCAGGTGGAGCAGGCCATGCGCCAGGTAGCGCGCCATCTCCGCCTCCAGCGTGCGGCCATACTCCTTGGCCTGCCGCTTCGCCGTGTCCAGGGAGATGACCACGTCCCCCAGCGGGCGCGGTCCAGGTGTGCCCTTGGGCAGGTCGCCCGCGGGGAAGCTCAGCACGTCCGTCGCCTTGTCCTTCTGGCGCCAGGTGCGGTTGAGCCGGCGGATGGCCCGGTCGTCCACCAGGGACAGGGACAGCTCCACGCCGGACAGCTCGAGCTGCACCAGGTACGCCCTGGCCCAGGTGGTCAGCAGGCGCGCGAAGTCCCGGCCCTGGCCATGCGCCACCTGGATGGTGACGTGGTTTTCCTGCACGCGGGGCTTGGGCGTCTCCATGTGCGCCAGCTCCGGGCGGAACGCAGGCGCGCACACCGACCAGTAGTCACACGCCCCCTGGCCGTCGTTGCGGTACACCACGCGCTTGCCGCGCGGCACCAGTCCGACCTCGCCCGCGGAGATGCGCTCGCGGCGCCCCTCCACCACGATGGTCAGCTCGCCCGTGAGGACGATGACGACCTCGTCGAATTCGGGGCGCTGCGCGGGCTCGGACCACCCGGGGGGCGCCAGCATCCGCGCGACGGACGCGGAGTCCGTGCTGGTGGTGGCCGCGCCCACGAACTCCTCGATGCGCTTGCCATCGTCACGGGGAATCAGCTTCCCCTTGCGCAATCTCACGCCATTGCCCCTTCGTGCTGCGCTCATGCGCCCCCCGCGGTCCGCGCCTTGTCCTTGCCGTCCTTGCCTTCCGCGGGCCGATGCACCGCGCCCGCCACCACCAACGGCGGCGCCTTGCCCCCCCCCACGGCGCCCGCCGGGTAGGCCGGACGCGTGTGGTAGATGCCCTCGAGCGTGTGCAGGAAGGACTGCGAGATGAGGTTGAGGTCCTTCAGCGTCAGGTCACACTCGTCGAGCTGACCCTCGGAGAAGATGAGGTTGATGATCTTCTGCACCTGCGCGAGGAGCTTGGGCGTGGTGGGGTCCGCCATGGAGCGAGTGGAGGCCTCCACCGCGTCGGCTATCATCACCAGCGCCGCCTCGCGGAACTGCGGCTTCGGCCCCGGGTAGCGGTAGATGCTCTCGTCGATGGGCGGAGCACCTTCCTTGCCCTCCTGCTCCTTCAAGGCCTTGTGGTAGAAGTAGCCCACCGTGCGCGTGCCGTGGTGCTGCGGAATCGCATCCGCCACCAGCTTGGGCAGCCGGTACTGACGGGCCATCTCCAGGCCCTCCGTCACGTGGCGCTTGATGATGACCGCGCTCATCGCCGGCGCGAGCGCGTCATGGCGGTTCTCCCCCTTCTGGTTCTCCCCGAAGTAGAGCGGATTCCGGCCCTTGCCGATGTCGTGGTAGTACGCACACGAGCGCGCCAGCAGCGGGTTGGCCCCAATCGTCTCCGCCGCGTTCTCCACCAACGAGCCGATGATGATGGAGTGGTGGTACGTGCCGGGCGCCTGGACGATGAGCTCCTTGAGCGCCGGGTGGTTCAGGTTGGCCAGCTCCAGCAGCTTGATGTCCGACGCGTAGCCGAAGGTGGCCTCGATGAGCGGCGTGAGCGCCATCACCATCACTGGCACCGCCAGCGAGGAGCCCGCGAAGGCGCTCACCGCGGTGATGAGGGTATCGGCCGACAGGCCCTTGCCTTCCACGAGGAAGAGGAAGAGCACCGCCACCAGGTTCACCGCGCCCGTCACCAGACCCGCGCGGAAGATGCCCACGCGGTCCTTCGCCTTCACGATGCGGTCGGCCGCCACCAGCGACCCCACCAGCGTGAAGACGCCGAAGGCCAGCGAGTTGCCCAGCATCACTCCGGTGAGACAGGCGAAGACGAGCGCGAAGAAGAGCGCCAGCTCCTGCGTGAGGATGAAGCGCACCAGCATGGCGCCCGCCGCCACCGGGAAGGCGTAATAGAAGGCCTCGATGGGCAGCGCGGTGTAGCGGTCCTGCACCGCGTCCGCGATGGACACCCAGATTTGCAGCAGGCCCAACAGGCCCAGCAGCAGCAGGCCCAACAGCACGCCGTCCTTGCGCGTGGGACGGAAGCGCCGGAACGCTGCGCGGCAGAAGAAGTACGTCGAGACGATGAGAAGGCCCACCAGGCCCGTGCCGCCCACCTGGAGCTGGACCAGGTCCAGCCGGTCCGTCTCCGCGCGCATGCCGCGCAGGATGACCAGGTGCGACTCATTGACCAGCTCACCGTCGCCAATGACGCGCTGGCC encodes the following:
- the prfB gene encoding peptide chain release factor 2 (programmed frameshift), with the protein product MANDSMEKINGLRERVLALRGHLDLDRKRSRIALIERDSTLPTFWDDNTKAQALLKEKSTLEASVGAYDKVMRGLDDAQVLFELAAEANDEATTQEAEGSLTGLEGDVAKLELARMLSGEQDRSSCFMDINAGAGGTDSMDWAAMLLRMYTRYCENKGWKVEINDEVPGEEAGFKNVSLRIEGDFAYGYLKAEVGVHRLVRISPFDANARRQTAFASVDVYPEVDDTIQIDIPEKDIDLKFIRGGGAGGQKVNKTSSTAQLRHLPTGIIITCQTERSQSANKDMAFKILRGRLYELEMKKREAARDAAEAQKKDISFGSQIRSYVMAPYRMVKDLRTGIETGNVDAVLDGDLEEFVTAQLLGVKNPNRSAGAD
- a CDS encoding ABC transporter permease; this encodes MHSAERQTVHRWTFIWIGALVALVGFSLLGVALTSSQAWLETSSSLGLSLLGWGGLVQALNALLLVSEQPVAPVPNTGLLVAGSVVWLAGWALIAAGIRRAPEPTEGPSPAAGATLYPRLARYRDFYWSTLGAYGGGMLLAEVVLILLQTVLSSGVSAAELGSAGKGASGGLSLPPTGAFAIALLAGGMVAFISGFIGASRAQRLSLPEATIGVLYLGLPIPIVLTLMERLPGLQLALGYRLREVTYVAGLIGRPELGYWLVFTFLVLALVLGINTGFIAAGSGRVDLKLGFELFVARRHVAVFRPSLLLGTLAVLMLGIIPPLLIYFIIRSAEAAVERTRIRALGLKDPLAAASDLNRLKLREQSPTMMMTALSVGGVGVGVMALIIVLSVMSGFEADLQQKILGTNAHAVVSKYAGDLPEYAKVMESVRKVPGVVGQTPFIINQVMIASEGNVDGVIIKGIDPGTVGEVTDLPKNILGGGSLDILYTPEKIVHRGLPDEEPAEESGVEEDDIIRRSGTPKKAPVLPGIVIGRELAASLRVVVGDRVNVVSPLGTELGPSGPIPKSRAFRVAAIFYSGMYEYDSKFVYILLKEAQDFFDVKGATGIELKVADIDDARRIASQVVKVLGGYPYRARDWGEMNKNLFSALRLEKLVMGIILSIIIIVAAGLIVATVIMLVLEKRKEISVLKALGVPDGGIVKIFLAEGLQIGVAGGFLGLISGLSWCVFIEKVGIKLDPDVYYIPAVPVRVEPVQTVLAVVIAVLVTYLASIYPALKASSVEPVEGLKAE
- a CDS encoding DUF4105 domain-containing protein gives rise to the protein MLRPSLIASCLLGLLLLAAPARAASMPPWGTGESQGEDLAILLVTFSPGDDVPSWWGHGSLVVEDRRRQMSRLYNYGMFSFDEAMLARFAMGRLEFWVGQSSVGGTFRYYQAEDRDVRVQELNLTPEQRVVVAKRLAENVLPENREYLYHHYNDNCVTRLRDMIDVATGGQLREADRAPGRMTLREHTRRYTAVNAPMSVLLDFMMNDEIDRPITKWEEAFLPDELEAQVAALQVKGADGQTASLAAKSWNYYESSTRRRPPAEPPPWGPWLLALGLALGGLAVGLAVWERQRGSRVARLLLGLENAVVGLALGLPGTALFIMGLVTDHTVTYRNENLFLANPLTLLALPFGVALTWGSQKARTRLFKVWTLLAVLGVLGVVLKVLPPFDQDNWRLIALILPISLGMAGAFGLDRVLARLPRADRASAGRRDAVASLKTP
- a CDS encoding anti-sigma factor family protein is translated as MNHREARALFLALADDELPAPKAQEVRTHLDGCDDCRQGWQRYSSTVQRLQRVEREKAPPALASLVMNRVRRKRRFGLRGLHTLHMNHRLPVEVLIPLLLAAAVAAFLVMVAP
- the lysS gene encoding lysine--tRNA ligase produces the protein MAETENKSEKSAGEGDLGTKEQEIYDQRLEKAAKWREAGFNPYGNGYRPQHQAAEIHEKHAAQSAEEIEQAAPPPYDVAGRVVAMRSFGKAAFIKLRDRSGEIQVHMKKDALGDSYETFKLCDLGDFLAATGPVFRSKTGELTLSATKFTPLTKSLRPLPEKWHGLTDVEVRYRQRYLDLVSNPDVKQTFLRRNKLIRFIRNFLDTRDFVEVETPMMHPLVSGAAARPFTTHHNALDIDLYMRIAPELYLKRLVVGGLERVYEVNRNFRNEGISTRHNPEFTMLEFYQAYATYEDLMDLSEEMISEAAKAVTGDTKVKYGDHVLDFGKGWKRISMTEAIREVVSGLSDKDMADADRLRHELLKTSHSEAERRAIDTMNHGELVGALFEHHVEHTLIHPTFITHFPTAVSPLARRNDQNPDVTDRFELYVAGREIANAFSELNDPLDQKGRFQAQLDAKQRGQQETMDYDEDYIRALEHGMPPTAGEGIGIDRLAMLFTDSQSIRDVILFPLLKPLAK
- the ybeY gene encoding rRNA maturation RNase YbeY → MSAARRGNGVRLRKGKLIPRDDGKRIEEFVGAATTSTDSASVARMLAPPGWSEPAQRPEFDEVVIVLTGELTIVVEGRRERISAGEVGLVPRGKRVVYRNDGQGACDYWSVCAPAFRPELAHMETPKPRVQENHVTIQVAHGQGRDFARLLTTWARAYLVQLELSGVELSLSLVDDRAIRRLNRTWRQKDKATDVLSFPAGDLPKGTPGPRPLGDVVISLDTAKRQAKEYGRTLEAEMARYLAHGLLHLLGHDHERPRDAKRMAALEEQLLGERGMVADSLQVDAKARRARSLM
- a CDS encoding RNA polymerase sigma factor, which codes for MSSGGVLEIGQEEAAADASESRRQDAALLARLRRGEPDAFELLVRTHQDRLYDFCVRMVGDREEAHDLVQEIFVSVHQNVRRFREDSKLSTWLFRITRNHCINRLKYLKRRGRGRSEVFDEAAALLSEGGGTAPGPDAALESARERARVQWAISQLEPDARMLVALRDIEGLSYDEIIDITELPEGTVKSRLHRAREKLADLLGRLEP
- a CDS encoding HD family phosphohydrolase; this translates as MAEPETQPPGRSPLDALAERLGLDNGVWGRRAIQVLLLLAVSIGAGFVISPGLYSQQIPALAEENLGKPFRASSPAGFKAARDYEVVHRAMTQQRRQDARAAVKPVYDLNPAVLGQLRSTVSSAFASMRLHLDELAEAQSDSEPEERETPRRRKPAASPEMLELERSTREKMRAELQERFFGKRDAVLEAEDFQALYATRFSQEAETATLLVLERAYRSERGAVHVAGSREELAREAHQGLTVRDVVNKAEESLSGGSTQVVDVPEAHQEMERFASVPGNLMPDAPGVQRRAILRLAQRLVRPNLTINIAESDARRNQAAQAVKDAVISIKKGQRVIGDGELVNESHLVILRGMRAETDRLDLVQLQVGGTGLVGLLIVSTYFFCRAAFRRFRPTRKDGVLLGLLLLGLLGLLQIWVSIADAVQDRYTALPIEAFYYAFPVAAGAMLVRFILTQELALFFALVFACLTGVMLGNSLAFGVFTLVGSLVAADRIVKAKDRVGIFRAGLVTGAVNLVAVLFLFLVEGKGLSADTLITAVSAFAGSSLAVPVMVMALTPLIEATFGYASDIKLLELANLNHPALKELIVQAPGTYHHSIIIGSLVENAAETIGANPLLARSCAYYHDIGKGRNPLYFGENQKGENRHDALAPAMSAVIIKRHVTEGLEMARQYRLPKLVADAIPQHHGTRTVGYFYHKALKEQEGKEGAPPIDESIYRYPGPKPQFREAALVMIADAVEASTRSMADPTTPKLLAQVQKIINLIFSEGQLDECDLTLKDLNLISQSFLHTLEGIYHTRPAYPAGAVGGGKAPPLVVAGAVHRPAEGKDGKDKARTAGGA